One part of the Thermodesulfobacterium commune DSM 2178 genome encodes these proteins:
- a CDS encoding DsrE family protein yields MKILIIITSSDPEIIYHAMRLANVASQKGEEVSVFMLGKAVLFEKLSNEQFNIMEQINTFQGDFYAUGVCLKAHGLEPSSTCPVAFMVDLYELVKEADKVLTF; encoded by the coding sequence ATGAAAATTCTTATTATTATCACCAGTAGCGATCCTGAAATTATATACCATGCTATGAGGTTAGCAAATGTTGCTTCTCAAAAAGGAGAGGAAGTTTCGGTTTTTATGTTAGGAAAAGCTGTTTTATTTGAAAAGCTTTCTAACGAGCAGTTTAACATAATGGAACAAATAAATACTTTTCAAGGAGATTTTTATGCCTGAGGTGTATGTTTAAAGGCTCATGGGCTTGAGCCTTCTTCCACTTGTCCAGTAGCCTTTATGGTAGATCTTTATGAGCTTGTTAAAGAGGCAGATAAAGTTTTAACTTTTTAA
- a CDS encoding AAA family ATPase — protein sequence MIKTSKVKIEKLSSERFSSVYQFDLKPLELESFLDEYIVGQREAKAIIATKICTHFQKIKHYVLKRNEDFDFVKNNLLIIGPTGVGKTYMIKLIAKKIGVPFVKGDATKFSETGYVGGDIEDLIRELYWEAEGDLEKAHYGMIFLDEIDKIASSGETIGPDVSRTGVQRALLKPLEETTVEIKFPPEAGSGFDRKDIFDKTRKRKIILNTKHVLFVASGAFQGLEDIIKKRLKKQNMGFLSEIEDRLEQKLNYLKFVSPEDLVVYGFEREFVGRFPVIVVFDPLSEEDLFEILANPNSPMVLNKRKDFNVYGITLAFSNGALREIAKVSAKENTGARALVMVLERVLTPYERLLPSKGFKHLGVTEEMVKDPEGVLQAMLNSPKSDRWKEIFRACLLEEEERFKRYLNSKGIFKSESSFELTPKRVELLFDFYLNEAIELTKGWEKLCYVWQQVKNYEKFFENRYNLKICFSDDAIDFIMERAIKKETGVFSICEKLMSRLKDELFYLKDVWEIKEITITSVAFKNPERLYKETLKN from the coding sequence ATGATAAAAACTTCAAAGGTCAAGATAGAAAAACTGTCTTCTGAGCGGTTTTCTTCAGTATATCAATTTGACCTTAAACCTCTTGAGTTGGAAAGTTTTTTAGACGAATATATAGTAGGACAAAGAGAGGCTAAGGCGATCATTGCTACCAAGATATGTACCCACTTTCAGAAAATTAAACATTATGTTTTAAAGAGAAATGAGGATTTTGATTTTGTGAAAAACAACCTTCTTATCATAGGACCTACTGGAGTTGGTAAAACCTATATGATAAAGTTAATAGCCAAGAAAATAGGAGTTCCTTTTGTAAAAGGGGATGCAACCAAGTTTAGCGAGACAGGTTATGTGGGAGGTGATATAGAAGATTTAATTAGAGAACTTTATTGGGAAGCAGAAGGAGATCTTGAGAAAGCCCATTATGGAATGATTTTTTTAGACGAGATAGACAAGATAGCCTCTAGCGGAGAAACTATAGGACCAGACGTTTCTCGTACAGGAGTACAAAGGGCTTTGTTAAAACCTTTAGAGGAAACAACGGTAGAGATAAAATTCCCACCTGAGGCAGGTTCTGGGTTTGATCGTAAAGATATTTTTGATAAAACTCGTAAAAGAAAGATAATTCTAAACACTAAGCATGTTCTTTTTGTAGCGAGTGGTGCTTTCCAGGGTTTAGAAGATATCATTAAAAAAAGGCTAAAAAAACAAAATATGGGTTTTCTTTCTGAAATAGAAGATAGATTAGAACAAAAATTAAACTATTTAAAATTTGTCTCACCAGAAGACCTTGTGGTTTATGGTTTTGAAAGAGAGTTTGTAGGGAGATTCCCTGTTATTGTTGTATTTGATCCTCTTTCTGAGGAAGATCTTTTTGAAATTCTTGCGAATCCTAATAGTCCTATGGTTTTAAACAAAAGAAAAGATTTTAACGTTTATGGAATAACCTTAGCTTTTTCTAATGGGGCTTTAAGAGAAATTGCCAAAGTTAGTGCTAAAGAAAATACCGGGGCTAGAGCCTTGGTGATGGTATTGGAGAGAGTTTTAACCCCATATGAAAGACTCTTACCTTCTAAAGGGTTTAAACATCTTGGGGTAACTGAAGAGATGGTAAAAGACCCTGAAGGGGTCCTTCAAGCTATGTTAAACTCTCCTAAAAGTGACCGTTGGAAAGAAATCTTTAGGGCGTGTCTTTTAGAGGAAGAAGAAAGGTTTAAACGTTATCTGAATTCAAAGGGTATTTTTAAATCCGAAAGTTCTTTCGAGTTAACGCCTAAAAGGGTTGAATTGCTTTTTGATTTTTACTTAAACGAGGCTATTGAACTGACCAAAGGGTGGGAAAAACTTTGTTATGTATGGCAACAAGTTAAAAATTATGAAAAATTTTTCGAAAATAGATATAATTTAAAGATTTGCTTTTCAGATGATGCGATAGACTTCATCATGGAAAGAGCTATAAAAAAGGAAACCGGTGTTTTTAGTATTTGTGAAAAACTTATGTCTCGTTTAAAAGATGAGCTATTTTATTTAAAGGATGTTTGGGAGATAAAAGAAATTACCATAACCTCAGTTGCTTTTAAAAATCCAGAAAGACTTTATAAAGAAACCCTAAAAAATTAA
- a CDS encoding response regulator — translation MIYLALSEDLFKKLKEALEKHKIRYKLIEDGETLLKLAKKEKPKLIILEKDIPLLDGFATTLLLKSNPETQTIPIVGVCKVPLKEEEHRAKDCGCDDILVYPFKEEEFLNKVLKYIKK, via the coding sequence ATGATTTACTTAGCCCTTTCGGAAGATTTGTTTAAGAAGTTAAAAGAGGCTTTAGAAAAACATAAAATTAGATATAAATTAATAGAAGACGGAGAGACCCTACTTAAATTAGCTAAAAAAGAAAAACCTAAGTTAATTATTTTGGAAAAAGATATCCCTTTGTTAGATGGATTTGCTACGACTTTACTTTTGAAGTCTAACCCAGAAACTCAAACCATACCTATAGTGGGGGTTTGTAAAGTTCCGTTAAAAGAAGAAGAACATAGGGCTAAAGATTGTGGTTGTGATGATATTTTGGTTTATCCTTTTAAAGAAGAGGAATTTTTAAACAAAGTTTTAAAGTACATAAAAAAGTAG